In the genome of Sciurus carolinensis chromosome 3, mSciCar1.2, whole genome shotgun sequence, one region contains:
- the Lrrfip1 gene encoding leucine-rich repeat flightless-interacting protein 1 isoform X1: MGTQGSGRKRLPTRERLSAEDDALNQIAREAEARLAAKRAARAEAREIRMKELERQQKEIYQVQKKYYGLDTKWGDIERWMEDSERHSRRSRRSTSASDEDERLSVGSRGSLRSQPDLEYGGPYTWTNGYDGELYGSQSLSRRSGRNSSFGGDGRVSTLSSSREEKLGLSCSNLGLPVGGLAPKPLSAQNGNRPCRLPSAARPVGRYRVPLFDEISLSGTRRGSACGSRPPSEYSGHLNSGSRASSRASSARASPVVEERPEKDFAEKGSRNMPGLSAATLASLGGTSSRRGSGDTSISIDTEASIREIKELNELKDQIQDVEGKYMQGLKEMKDSLAEVEEKYKKAMVSNAQLDNEKTNFMYQVDTLKDVLLELEEQLAESQRQYEEKSKELEREKHAHSVLQFQFAEVKEALRQREDMLEEIRQLQQKQASYIREISDLQETIEWKDKKIGALERQKEFFDSIRSERDDLREEVVKLKEELKKHGIILNSEIATNGETSDTLNNIGHQGPSKMTEEELNALKSAGAGTLGRATEVEVKNEIVENMGKREILQNTEQEQHKEDTVKDYVSHPGEHAEQKTSGDSAPSPGPRADANCEEQVHSQVLENTAFLKSPGQVESREVLDMPDGKTGASPEQPSCLRDLDNKAPVPISGQDSCAALGTKSQSEQPVGRQEKENPEDWRSDSEEVSPKPCQEFAPVPTPEAERMSRTEAGEPHGDHLGSVGEAGGATAAEHVGTVAASPQKRGDDPVSHGGQCVLGTVFPSTGQSLEKELTSQEVAEPREAPIQSTDVGGKNSAEEGGGAEARDEKPGPVEPQLIPGTPNKSSHQEATGSGGADAENELLDAKEPEEEKDQQAETSESSQKRSKNKKKKNKKKRSPASAEALEGVKKELTYQEAEVGEVKEEKQVQFADKKQVAETQNEVTKNPEQKIIAGSKEHVDCPASPETELDGKLNQEDNDVKTMAGRTSPGGMASCDGDPVESPDASDKELDGGVTRDNAKADSVAQNSPLEPENEDGSSSSPLRNNSPARDTASASQAGSAKRQFPSDHPGQAASKAEDGLSLEGSALSAAGETGGSNSEGGGEAEVSQRGKSKEDCTMS; the protein is encoded by the exons ATCTATCAGGTTCAGAAG AAATATTACGGACTGGATACAAAATGGGGTGACATCGAGCGGTGGATG GAGGACAGTGAGCGCCACTCTCGCAGATCCCGGAGAAGCACATCG GCCTCCGATGAAGATGAGCGTCTGTCCGTGGGTAGCCGCGGCAGCCTGAGG TCGCAGCCTGACTTGGAGTACGGGGGTCCCTACACCTGG ACTAATGGTTATGATGGAGAATTATATGGATCACAGTCCCTGAGCAGAAGATCTGGCAGG AACTCCAGCTTCGGCGGTGACGGCAGAGTCTCCACTTTGTCATCATCCAGGGAGGAGAAGTTG GGACTCTCCTGCTCCAACCTTGGGCTTCCTGTTGGTGGCCTCGCTCCCAAACCCCTGTCTGCCCAGAATGGAAACCGG CCCTGCCGTCTGCCCAGCGCCGCCCGGCCTGTGGGGAGGTACCGG GTGCCTCTGTTCGATGAGATCAGCCTCAGTGGGACTCGGCGGGGCAGTGCCTGCGGCTCCCGCCCC CCCTCGGAGTACAGCGGCCACCTCAACTCCGGCTCCCGTGCCTCCTCCAGGGCCAGCTCGGCCCGGGCCAGCCCTGTG GTTGAAGAGAGACCAGAAAAAGATTTTGCGGAGAAG GGCTCTCGCAACATGCCGGGCTTGTCTGCAGCCACGCTGGCCTCGCTGGGTGGGACCTCCTCCCGGAGAGGAAGCGGAGACACCTCCATCTCCATCGATACCGAGGCATCCATCCGGGAGATCAAG GAACTCAATGAGTTAAAGGACCAGATTCAGGATGTAGAAGGCAAATACATGCAAGGACTGAAAGAGATGAAG GACTCACTAGCAGAAGTAGAAGAGAAGTACAAGAAGGCTATGGTATCCAACGCCCAGCTGGACAATGAGAAGACCAACTTCATGTATCAGGTCGACACCCTGAAGGACGTGCTGCTGGAGCTGGAGGAGCAGCTGGCTGAGTCTCAGCGGCAGTACgaagagaaaagcaaa GAACTCGAGCGGGAGAAGCACGCCCACAGCGTGCTGCAGTTCCAGTTTGCTGAAGTGAAAGAGGCCctgaggcagagggaggacaTGCTGGAG GAAATCCGACAGCTACAGCAGAAGCAGGCGAGTTATATCAGGGAGATTTCTGATCTTCAGGAAACGATAGAGTGGAAAGACAAAAAGATAGGG GCATTAGAGAGGCAGAAAGAGTTCTTTGATTCCATAAGGAGCGAACGAGATGACCTTAGAGAAGAAGTAGTCAAGCTGAAAGAGGAGTTAAAG AAACATGGAATAATCCTAAATTCAGAAATAGCCACCAATGGAGAGACTTCGGACACGCTGAATAACATTGGGCACCAAGGCCCCAGCAAGATGACTGAGGAGGAGCTAAATGCCCTCAAGTCAGCCGGGGCCGGGACACTGG GAAGAGCCACAGAAGTGGaggtgaaaaatgaaattgtggagAATATGGGGAAAAGAGAAATCTTGCAGAATACTGAGCAAGAACAGCACAAAGAGGACACAGTAAAGGATTATGTGTCACATCCTGGTGAACATGCGGAGCAGAAAACCTCTGGAGACAGTGCCCCGTCCCCAGGACCCAGAGCAGATGCTAACTGTGAGGAGCAGGTTCACAGCCAAGTTCTAGAGAATACTGCTTTCCTCAAAAGTCCAGGGCAGGTTGAGTCAAGAGAGGTCCTAGACATGCCAGATGGTAAGACTGGAGCTTCCCCTGAGCAGCCCAGCTGTTTGAGGGATTTAGACAATAAAGCCCCAGTGCCCATAAGTGGGCAGGACAGTTGCGCTGCCTTGGGTACCAAAAGCCAAAGTGAGCAACCTGTAGGGAGGCAGGAAAAAGAGAACCCGGAGGACTGGAGAAGCGACTCGGAAGAGGTTAGCCCAAAACCCTGCCAGGAATTTGCTCCCGTGCCAACACCCGAAGCTGAAAGGATGAGCAGGACAGAGGCTGGTGAGCCACATGGGGACCACCTGGGGAgtgtgggggaggcagggggAGCCACGGCTGCAGAACACGTGGGCACAGTGGCTGCAAGTCCTCAGAAGCGTGGCGATGACCCAGTGAGTCATGGTGGACAGTGTGTGTTGGGCACGGTGTTCCCCAGCACAGGGCAGAGCTTAGAGAAGGAGCTCACCAGCCAGGAGGTAGCTGAGCCCAGAGAGGCCCCGATTCAGAGCACAGACGTAGGTGGGAAGAACAGTGCAGAGGAGGGTGGAGGTGCAGAGGCAAGGGATGAGAAGCCAGGCCCAGTAGAACCCCAGCTCATCCCTGGTACTCCAAACAAGAGCAGCCATCAGGAAGCAACAGGCTCAGGTGGGGCAGATGCTGAAAATGAGCTGCTTGATGCAAAAGAACCAGAGGAGGAAAAGGACCAGCAGGCAGAGACATCAGAGTCATCCCAGAAGAGGagtaagaacaagaaaaagaaaaacaagaagaaaagatcacCCGCATCTGCAGAAGCCCTCGAAGGTGTTAAGAAAGAGTTAAcctatcaggaagcagaggtagGTGAGGTTAAGGAAGAGAAGCAGGTGCAGTTTGCTGACAAGAAACAAGTAGCAGAAACACAAAATGAGGTGACCAAAAATCCAGAACAGAAAATTATAGCAGGAAGCAAGGAACATGTTGATTGTCCAGCAAGTCCTGAAACTGAGTTGGATGGAAAGCTTAACCAAGAGGACAATGACGTGAAGACCATGGCAGGGAGGACGTCTCCTGGAGGCATGGCCAGTTGTGACGGTGACCCAGTTGAGTCGCCAGATGCTAGTGATAAAGAATTAGATGGAGGTGTTACAAGAGATAATGCCAAAGCAGACAGTGTTGCTCAGAACAGTCCCCTAGAACCAGAGAATGAAGACGGGAGCAGCAGCTCCCCGCTGAGAAACAACAGCCCCGCAAGGGACACTGCCAGTGCCTCTCAGGCAGGAAGTGCCAAGAGGCAGTTTCCATCTGACCACCCAGGACAGGCGGCCAGCAAAGCCGAGGACGGCCTCAGTCTCGAAGGCAGTGCCTTGTCAGCAGCAGGGGAGACCGGGGGCTCCAACTCAGAGGGTGGAGGAGAAGCAGAAGTAAGTCAGAGGGGCAAGAGCAAAGAGGACTGCACCATGTCGTGA
- the Lrrfip1 gene encoding leucine-rich repeat flightless-interacting protein 1 isoform X8, translating to MGTQGSGRKRLPTRERLSAEDDALNQIAREAEARLAAKRAARAEAREIRMKELERQQKEIYQVQKKYYGLDTKWGDIERWMEDSERHSRRSRRSTSASDEDERLSVGSRGSLRSQPDLEYGGPYTWTNGYDGELYGSQSLSRRSGRNSSFGGDGRVSTLSSSREEKLGLSCSNLGLPVGGLAPKPLSAQNGNRPCRLPSAARPVGRYRVPLFDEISLSGTRRGSACGSRPPSEYSGHLNSGSRASSRASSARASPVVEERPEKDFAEKGSRNMPGLSAATLASLGGTSSRRGSGDTSISIDTEASIREIKELNELKDQIQDVEGKYMQGLKEMKDSLAEVEEKYKKAMVSNAQLDNEKTNFMYQVDTLKDVLLELEEQLAESQRQYEEKSKELEREKHAHSVLQFQFAEVKEALRQREDMLEKHGIILNSEIATNGETSDTLNNIGHQGPSKMTEEELNALKSAGAGTLGRATEVEVKNEIVENMGKREILQNTEQEQHKEDTVKDYVSHPGEHAEQKTSGDSAPSPGPRADANCEEQVHSQVLENTAFLKSPGQVESREVLDMPDGKTGASPEQPSCLRDLDNKAPVPISGQDSCAALGTKSQSEQPVGRQEKENPEDWRSDSEEVSPKPCQEFAPVPTPEAERMSRTEAGEPHGDHLGSVGEAGGATAAEHVGTVAASPQKRGDDPVSHGGQCVLGTVFPSTGQSLEKELTSQEVAEPREAPIQSTDVGGKNSAEEGGGAEARDEKPGPVEPQLIPGTPNKSSHQEATGSGGADAENELLDAKEPEEEKDQQAETSESSQKRSKNKKKKNKKKRSPASAEALEGVKKELTYQEAEVGEVKEEKQVQFADKKQVAETQNEVTKNPEQKIIAGSKEHVDCPASPETELDGKLNQEDNDVKTMAGRTSPGGMASCDGDPVESPDASDKELDGGVTRDNAKADSVAQNSPLEPENEDGSSSSPLRNNSPARDTASASQAGSAKRQFPSDHPGQAASKAEDGLSLEGSALSAAGETGGSNSEGGGEAEVSQRGKSKEDCTMS from the exons ATCTATCAGGTTCAGAAG AAATATTACGGACTGGATACAAAATGGGGTGACATCGAGCGGTGGATG GAGGACAGTGAGCGCCACTCTCGCAGATCCCGGAGAAGCACATCG GCCTCCGATGAAGATGAGCGTCTGTCCGTGGGTAGCCGCGGCAGCCTGAGG TCGCAGCCTGACTTGGAGTACGGGGGTCCCTACACCTGG ACTAATGGTTATGATGGAGAATTATATGGATCACAGTCCCTGAGCAGAAGATCTGGCAGG AACTCCAGCTTCGGCGGTGACGGCAGAGTCTCCACTTTGTCATCATCCAGGGAGGAGAAGTTG GGACTCTCCTGCTCCAACCTTGGGCTTCCTGTTGGTGGCCTCGCTCCCAAACCCCTGTCTGCCCAGAATGGAAACCGG CCCTGCCGTCTGCCCAGCGCCGCCCGGCCTGTGGGGAGGTACCGG GTGCCTCTGTTCGATGAGATCAGCCTCAGTGGGACTCGGCGGGGCAGTGCCTGCGGCTCCCGCCCC CCCTCGGAGTACAGCGGCCACCTCAACTCCGGCTCCCGTGCCTCCTCCAGGGCCAGCTCGGCCCGGGCCAGCCCTGTG GTTGAAGAGAGACCAGAAAAAGATTTTGCGGAGAAG GGCTCTCGCAACATGCCGGGCTTGTCTGCAGCCACGCTGGCCTCGCTGGGTGGGACCTCCTCCCGGAGAGGAAGCGGAGACACCTCCATCTCCATCGATACCGAGGCATCCATCCGGGAGATCAAG GAACTCAATGAGTTAAAGGACCAGATTCAGGATGTAGAAGGCAAATACATGCAAGGACTGAAAGAGATGAAG GACTCACTAGCAGAAGTAGAAGAGAAGTACAAGAAGGCTATGGTATCCAACGCCCAGCTGGACAATGAGAAGACCAACTTCATGTATCAGGTCGACACCCTGAAGGACGTGCTGCTGGAGCTGGAGGAGCAGCTGGCTGAGTCTCAGCGGCAGTACgaagagaaaagcaaa GAACTCGAGCGGGAGAAGCACGCCCACAGCGTGCTGCAGTTCCAGTTTGCTGAAGTGAAAGAGGCCctgaggcagagggaggacaTGCTGGAG AAACATGGAATAATCCTAAATTCAGAAATAGCCACCAATGGAGAGACTTCGGACACGCTGAATAACATTGGGCACCAAGGCCCCAGCAAGATGACTGAGGAGGAGCTAAATGCCCTCAAGTCAGCCGGGGCCGGGACACTGG GAAGAGCCACAGAAGTGGaggtgaaaaatgaaattgtggagAATATGGGGAAAAGAGAAATCTTGCAGAATACTGAGCAAGAACAGCACAAAGAGGACACAGTAAAGGATTATGTGTCACATCCTGGTGAACATGCGGAGCAGAAAACCTCTGGAGACAGTGCCCCGTCCCCAGGACCCAGAGCAGATGCTAACTGTGAGGAGCAGGTTCACAGCCAAGTTCTAGAGAATACTGCTTTCCTCAAAAGTCCAGGGCAGGTTGAGTCAAGAGAGGTCCTAGACATGCCAGATGGTAAGACTGGAGCTTCCCCTGAGCAGCCCAGCTGTTTGAGGGATTTAGACAATAAAGCCCCAGTGCCCATAAGTGGGCAGGACAGTTGCGCTGCCTTGGGTACCAAAAGCCAAAGTGAGCAACCTGTAGGGAGGCAGGAAAAAGAGAACCCGGAGGACTGGAGAAGCGACTCGGAAGAGGTTAGCCCAAAACCCTGCCAGGAATTTGCTCCCGTGCCAACACCCGAAGCTGAAAGGATGAGCAGGACAGAGGCTGGTGAGCCACATGGGGACCACCTGGGGAgtgtgggggaggcagggggAGCCACGGCTGCAGAACACGTGGGCACAGTGGCTGCAAGTCCTCAGAAGCGTGGCGATGACCCAGTGAGTCATGGTGGACAGTGTGTGTTGGGCACGGTGTTCCCCAGCACAGGGCAGAGCTTAGAGAAGGAGCTCACCAGCCAGGAGGTAGCTGAGCCCAGAGAGGCCCCGATTCAGAGCACAGACGTAGGTGGGAAGAACAGTGCAGAGGAGGGTGGAGGTGCAGAGGCAAGGGATGAGAAGCCAGGCCCAGTAGAACCCCAGCTCATCCCTGGTACTCCAAACAAGAGCAGCCATCAGGAAGCAACAGGCTCAGGTGGGGCAGATGCTGAAAATGAGCTGCTTGATGCAAAAGAACCAGAGGAGGAAAAGGACCAGCAGGCAGAGACATCAGAGTCATCCCAGAAGAGGagtaagaacaagaaaaagaaaaacaagaagaaaagatcacCCGCATCTGCAGAAGCCCTCGAAGGTGTTAAGAAAGAGTTAAcctatcaggaagcagaggtagGTGAGGTTAAGGAAGAGAAGCAGGTGCAGTTTGCTGACAAGAAACAAGTAGCAGAAACACAAAATGAGGTGACCAAAAATCCAGAACAGAAAATTATAGCAGGAAGCAAGGAACATGTTGATTGTCCAGCAAGTCCTGAAACTGAGTTGGATGGAAAGCTTAACCAAGAGGACAATGACGTGAAGACCATGGCAGGGAGGACGTCTCCTGGAGGCATGGCCAGTTGTGACGGTGACCCAGTTGAGTCGCCAGATGCTAGTGATAAAGAATTAGATGGAGGTGTTACAAGAGATAATGCCAAAGCAGACAGTGTTGCTCAGAACAGTCCCCTAGAACCAGAGAATGAAGACGGGAGCAGCAGCTCCCCGCTGAGAAACAACAGCCCCGCAAGGGACACTGCCAGTGCCTCTCAGGCAGGAAGTGCCAAGAGGCAGTTTCCATCTGACCACCCAGGACAGGCGGCCAGCAAAGCCGAGGACGGCCTCAGTCTCGAAGGCAGTGCCTTGTCAGCAGCAGGGGAGACCGGGGGCTCCAACTCAGAGGGTGGAGGAGAAGCAGAAGTAAGTCAGAGGGGCAAGAGCAAAGAGGACTGCACCATGTCGTGA
- the Lrrfip1 gene encoding leucine-rich repeat flightless-interacting protein 1 isoform X9, whose amino-acid sequence MGTQGSGRKRLPTRERLSAEDDALNQIAREAEARLAAKRAARAEAREIRMKELERQQKEIYQVQKKYYGLDTKWGDIERWMEDSERHSRRSRRSTSASDEDERLSVGSRGSLRSQPDLEYGGPYTWTNGYDGELYGSQSLSRRSGRVPLFDEISLSGTRRGSACGSRPPSEYSGHLNSGSRASSRASSARASPVVEERPEKDFAEKGSRNMPGLSAATLASLGGTSSRRGSGDTSISIDTEASIREIKELNELKDQIQDVEGKYMQGLKEMKDSLAEVEEKYKKAMVSNAQLDNEKTNFMYQVDTLKDVLLELEEQLAESQRQYEEKSKELEREKHAHSVLQFQFAEVKEALRQREDMLEEIRQLQQKQASYIREISDLQETIEWKDKKIGALERQKEFFDSIRSERDDLREEVVKLKEELKKHGIILNSEIATNGETSDTLNNIGHQGPSKMTEEELNALKSAGAGTLGRATEVEVKNEIVENMGKREILQNTEQEQHKEDTVKDYVSHPGEHAEQKTSGDSAPSPGPRADANCEEQVHSQVLENTAFLKSPGQVESREVLDMPDGKTGASPEQPSCLRDLDNKAPVPISGQDSCAALGTKSQSEQPVGRQEKENPEDWRSDSEEVSPKPCQEFAPVPTPEAERMSRTEAGEPHGDHLGSVGEAGGATAAEHVGTVAASPQKRGDDPVSHGGQCVLGTVFPSTGQSLEKELTSQEVAEPREAPIQSTDVGGKNSAEEGGGAEARDEKPGPVEPQLIPGTPNKSSHQEATGSGGADAENELLDAKEPEEEKDQQAETSESSQKRSKNKKKKNKKKRSPASAEALEGVKKELTYQEAEVGEVKEEKQVQFADKKQVAETQNEVTKNPEQKIIAGSKEHVDCPASPETELDGKLNQEDNDVKTMAGRTSPGGMASCDGDPVESPDASDKELDGGVTRDNAKADSVAQNSPLEPENEDGSSSSPLRNNSPARDTASASQAGSAKRQFPSDHPGQAASKAEDGLSLEGSALSAAGETGGSNSEGGGEAEVSQRGKSKEDCTMS is encoded by the exons ATCTATCAGGTTCAGAAG AAATATTACGGACTGGATACAAAATGGGGTGACATCGAGCGGTGGATG GAGGACAGTGAGCGCCACTCTCGCAGATCCCGGAGAAGCACATCG GCCTCCGATGAAGATGAGCGTCTGTCCGTGGGTAGCCGCGGCAGCCTGAGG TCGCAGCCTGACTTGGAGTACGGGGGTCCCTACACCTGG ACTAATGGTTATGATGGAGAATTATATGGATCACAGTCCCTGAGCAGAAGATCTGGCAGG GTGCCTCTGTTCGATGAGATCAGCCTCAGTGGGACTCGGCGGGGCAGTGCCTGCGGCTCCCGCCCC CCCTCGGAGTACAGCGGCCACCTCAACTCCGGCTCCCGTGCCTCCTCCAGGGCCAGCTCGGCCCGGGCCAGCCCTGTG GTTGAAGAGAGACCAGAAAAAGATTTTGCGGAGAAG GGCTCTCGCAACATGCCGGGCTTGTCTGCAGCCACGCTGGCCTCGCTGGGTGGGACCTCCTCCCGGAGAGGAAGCGGAGACACCTCCATCTCCATCGATACCGAGGCATCCATCCGGGAGATCAAG GAACTCAATGAGTTAAAGGACCAGATTCAGGATGTAGAAGGCAAATACATGCAAGGACTGAAAGAGATGAAG GACTCACTAGCAGAAGTAGAAGAGAAGTACAAGAAGGCTATGGTATCCAACGCCCAGCTGGACAATGAGAAGACCAACTTCATGTATCAGGTCGACACCCTGAAGGACGTGCTGCTGGAGCTGGAGGAGCAGCTGGCTGAGTCTCAGCGGCAGTACgaagagaaaagcaaa GAACTCGAGCGGGAGAAGCACGCCCACAGCGTGCTGCAGTTCCAGTTTGCTGAAGTGAAAGAGGCCctgaggcagagggaggacaTGCTGGAG GAAATCCGACAGCTACAGCAGAAGCAGGCGAGTTATATCAGGGAGATTTCTGATCTTCAGGAAACGATAGAGTGGAAAGACAAAAAGATAGGG GCATTAGAGAGGCAGAAAGAGTTCTTTGATTCCATAAGGAGCGAACGAGATGACCTTAGAGAAGAAGTAGTCAAGCTGAAAGAGGAGTTAAAG AAACATGGAATAATCCTAAATTCAGAAATAGCCACCAATGGAGAGACTTCGGACACGCTGAATAACATTGGGCACCAAGGCCCCAGCAAGATGACTGAGGAGGAGCTAAATGCCCTCAAGTCAGCCGGGGCCGGGACACTGG GAAGAGCCACAGAAGTGGaggtgaaaaatgaaattgtggagAATATGGGGAAAAGAGAAATCTTGCAGAATACTGAGCAAGAACAGCACAAAGAGGACACAGTAAAGGATTATGTGTCACATCCTGGTGAACATGCGGAGCAGAAAACCTCTGGAGACAGTGCCCCGTCCCCAGGACCCAGAGCAGATGCTAACTGTGAGGAGCAGGTTCACAGCCAAGTTCTAGAGAATACTGCTTTCCTCAAAAGTCCAGGGCAGGTTGAGTCAAGAGAGGTCCTAGACATGCCAGATGGTAAGACTGGAGCTTCCCCTGAGCAGCCCAGCTGTTTGAGGGATTTAGACAATAAAGCCCCAGTGCCCATAAGTGGGCAGGACAGTTGCGCTGCCTTGGGTACCAAAAGCCAAAGTGAGCAACCTGTAGGGAGGCAGGAAAAAGAGAACCCGGAGGACTGGAGAAGCGACTCGGAAGAGGTTAGCCCAAAACCCTGCCAGGAATTTGCTCCCGTGCCAACACCCGAAGCTGAAAGGATGAGCAGGACAGAGGCTGGTGAGCCACATGGGGACCACCTGGGGAgtgtgggggaggcagggggAGCCACGGCTGCAGAACACGTGGGCACAGTGGCTGCAAGTCCTCAGAAGCGTGGCGATGACCCAGTGAGTCATGGTGGACAGTGTGTGTTGGGCACGGTGTTCCCCAGCACAGGGCAGAGCTTAGAGAAGGAGCTCACCAGCCAGGAGGTAGCTGAGCCCAGAGAGGCCCCGATTCAGAGCACAGACGTAGGTGGGAAGAACAGTGCAGAGGAGGGTGGAGGTGCAGAGGCAAGGGATGAGAAGCCAGGCCCAGTAGAACCCCAGCTCATCCCTGGTACTCCAAACAAGAGCAGCCATCAGGAAGCAACAGGCTCAGGTGGGGCAGATGCTGAAAATGAGCTGCTTGATGCAAAAGAACCAGAGGAGGAAAAGGACCAGCAGGCAGAGACATCAGAGTCATCCCAGAAGAGGagtaagaacaagaaaaagaaaaacaagaagaaaagatcacCCGCATCTGCAGAAGCCCTCGAAGGTGTTAAGAAAGAGTTAAcctatcaggaagcagaggtagGTGAGGTTAAGGAAGAGAAGCAGGTGCAGTTTGCTGACAAGAAACAAGTAGCAGAAACACAAAATGAGGTGACCAAAAATCCAGAACAGAAAATTATAGCAGGAAGCAAGGAACATGTTGATTGTCCAGCAAGTCCTGAAACTGAGTTGGATGGAAAGCTTAACCAAGAGGACAATGACGTGAAGACCATGGCAGGGAGGACGTCTCCTGGAGGCATGGCCAGTTGTGACGGTGACCCAGTTGAGTCGCCAGATGCTAGTGATAAAGAATTAGATGGAGGTGTTACAAGAGATAATGCCAAAGCAGACAGTGTTGCTCAGAACAGTCCCCTAGAACCAGAGAATGAAGACGGGAGCAGCAGCTCCCCGCTGAGAAACAACAGCCCCGCAAGGGACACTGCCAGTGCCTCTCAGGCAGGAAGTGCCAAGAGGCAGTTTCCATCTGACCACCCAGGACAGGCGGCCAGCAAAGCCGAGGACGGCCTCAGTCTCGAAGGCAGTGCCTTGTCAGCAGCAGGGGAGACCGGGGGCTCCAACTCAGAGGGTGGAGGAGAAGCAGAAGTAAGTCAGAGGGGCAAGAGCAAAGAGGACTGCACCATGTCGTGA